The genomic segment GCCGGTGTCATGAAAATGGCAGGGGACGTCTACTTTGAAAAATTCGGCATAACCTTTGTAGGGGAATGGGGGAGAGAAGTTTGAAATGGATCGTCGGTCTCGGGAATCCCGGCAGCCGGTATGCGGACACCAGGCATAACGTCGGATTTATGGCGCTTGACCGATTGGCCGAAAGGTGGGGTATTTCCTTTCAACAAAACCGATTTAACGCACGGCTCGGTGAAGGAACGGTCAACGGGGAAAAAGCCGTGCTGCTTCAGCCGCAGACGTTTATGAATCTGTCCGGAGAGTCGGTTGCCGCTTACCGGGGTTTTTTTAAGGCGCAAACTGAAGATTTGATTGTCGTTTATGATGACTTGGATACGCCCTTGGGGCAGATCCGCCTTCGACTCAAAGGAAGCGCCGGCGGACATAACGGGATCAAATCGATTATTCAGCACATCGGCTCTCAGGAATTTAACCGGATTCGGATCGGGATCTCTCGTCCGGGGCCTGATTGGGACATCGCCAATTATGTGCTGTCTCCTTTTCCCAAATCGGAACGCGAGACATTGAAGCAGGTTCTTGAGCTGACATGCGATGCCTTGGAACAGACCATGAAAGATCCTTTTGAAAAAGTCATGGCCAAATTCAACGCGCGCGCGGGCGAGTGAATATATTGAACAATTGAATTTATTTTTAAGCGGAAGTAAATTTTCAAGATATGCGGCTAATCCTGGCGTAAAATGGGCATAATGAAGAGCATAACATCCTGCCAGGGGGCATACAAATGTCAATAAAATATATTTGCCGTCATTGTCACGCGACCATTGGAGAAATTGAGAAACCCTTAATTAGCGAAGAGGAACTGGGGTTTCATTTCTTGACCCCGGAGGAACGTAGGGATATAATATCCTATAATCAGGATGGCGGCATGACGGTCAAAGTCGTTTGCGATTATTGCAAAGAAGCTCTGGACAACTACCCGGAACTGTCACTGCTGGTCAATCCGCTCCAATGAAATTTTACTAAACTTCCGCCAGATACAGTAGCCTTGGCTGGTTTGCCGAGGCTTATTTCCTATTGCTTCCAAATAAGCCAGAGATTATTGCTGCTCGTTCAATTGTTGATTTCTTTCGATGCAAAAGGGGGAAAAGTCATAAAAATGGATCAATTGCTTCAGGCATTCTCGGAGGATGCCGATTTCGCTTCCATTGTATCCGGTATTCGCGCGGGAATGAAAGAACAGATGATTGCCGGTTTGGCCGGTTCTTCGCGTCAGGTACTGATGGCTTCATTATACAGGGAGCTGCAGCGGCCAATTGTTGTGATTACCCACAATATGTTTTCGGCCCAAAGAATTGCCGAAGACCTGAATGAATGCGCACTGACAGAGGTACTGCTCTACCCGGCCAATGAACTGCTGATTGCCGAAGCGGCAATCTCCAGTCCGGAAACGCTTTCCCAGCGCATTGAAGTGCTGTCTAAGCTGGCCAACGGTTTTCGCGGAATCGTCGTCGTTCCATTTGCCGGAGTCCGCAAGTTCCTGCCATCCAAACAAATGATCGCCGAGGCGCAAATCAGGATTGCCGTCGGGGATTCGTTCCCATTGGACAGCTTTGTCTCGAGGATATGCGAAATCGGTTATGAAAGAGTGGAACGGGTCGAAAATAAGGGGGAAATGAGTGTTCGCGGAGGCATTGTCGACTTTTTTCCGTTGACCTCTCCGACTCCATACAGAATCGAATGGTTTGATGAAGAGGTAGACTCGATCCGCACTTTTGATCCTTCCGATCAGCGCTCCATGGAGAAATGCCAATCGGTAACGGTCACCCCATGCAAGGAAATCATCGCCGATCGCCGCCGATTTGAGAATGCGGCGCAGCATACGTACGAACGTTTGCAGGAGCAGTTGGCCAAAATGAGCGACCGCAAGGCCAAAGAGAAGCTTCTGGAGACCTTATCCGGCGAAATTGAGCAGCTGCGGGAAGGAATCTATTTTCAAGAGATTTTTAAATATATTTCTTTCTTGTATCCGGAAAGGCAGACATTGCTCGACTATATTCCGGAAGACAGCATTCTAGTCTTGGATGAACCGATCCGTCTGCAGGAAACGTCCAGACAAATGGAGCGGGATGAGGCGGAGACGACCACCTATCTGCTGCAGGAAGGCAAATTTCTACCCGCATTTGCCCTTTCCAAAAACTATGGTTCCCTGCTTCCCCATACCCCGTTTCCAAAGCTGTATCTTTCCTTGTTTCTGCGCCAAGTGCCGCAGACACAGCCGCAGAACATCGTAAATTTCATGTGCCGGGCGATGCAAAATTTCCACGGTCAAATGCATGTGCTGAAGGCCGAAATGGAGCGCTGGGGAAAATCGGGCACGAAGGTAATGGTGCTGGCCAACGGAGCGGATCGGGTGGAAAGGGTACGCAGGGTGCTGCAGGACTATCAGATCGATGTACCGACTTTGATCGATGGGAATCTCCAAACCGGCTTCGAATTGACGTCGGTTCGGCTGTCGGTCATTACTGAAGGGGAACTGTTCACTCAAAAGCAAAGGAAGGTCAGAAAGCCGGACAGGAAGCTTGAGAATGCCGAACGGATCAAAAGCTACCTCGATCTGAAGGTCGGGGACTACGTGGTGCATGTCAACCACGGGATCGGCAAGTATGTCGGCATCGGCACCCTGGAAATCAACGGAATTCATAAGGATTACATTCATATCCTTTATGCCGGTGGAGACAAACTCTCCGTCCCGATCGATCAGATTGATATGGTGCAGAAATACGTCGGATCCGATGAAAAGGAGCCCAAGCTTTACAAGCTGGGCGGCGCGGAATGGGCGAGAATCAAAAACAAAGTCCGGTCATCGGTCAAAGATATTGCCGAGGATCTGATTCAATTGTATGCTAAGAGACAATCCTCACCGGGATTCACGTTCAGCCAGGACACGTCTTACCAACAGGAATTTGAAAGCATGTTTCCTTATGAAGAAACGCCGGATCAGCTGCGGGCCATCGAGGAGATCAAAAAGGACATGGAGCTGAGCCGTCCGATGGATCGGCTGCTGTGCGGCGATGTCGGCTACGGCAAGACGGAAGTGGCGATCCGGGCCGCTTTCAAGGCGGCTATCGAATCCAAGCAAGTGGCGGTTCTCGTCCCGACGACGATTCTTGCCCAGCAGCATTATGAAACGTTCCGGGAACGGTTTGCCGGCTATCCGATCCGGATTGAGGTGTTGAGCCGATTCCGCAGCAAGAAGGAACAATTGGAAGTGATTAAAGCGATCAAGAACGGTACTGCCGATATTGTCATCGGCACGCACCGGCTGTTGTCAAGCGATATCCGATTTAAGGATCTGGGGCTGCTGATTGTCGATGAAGAGCAGCGGTTCGGGGTTTCTCACAAAGAAAAGCTGAAGAAATTGAAAACCAATGTGGATGTGCTCACATTAACAGCCACGCCGATTCCGCGAACGCTCCACATGTCCATGCTCGGTGTACGCGATCTGTCAGTCATCGAAACTCCGCCGGAGAACCGCTTTCCGGTGCAGACCTACGTGGTTGAATACAGCAACGCTTTGGTACGCGAGGCGATCGAACGGGAATTGGCCCGGAACGGACAGGTCTATTACTTGTTTAATCGCGTTCAGGGGATTCATCAGATGGCGGAAAGAATATCCGAGCTGGTTCCCGACGCCAGGGTAGCCGTGGCTCACGGTCAAATGCCCGAACAGGAGCTGGAACGGATCATCCTTGATTTTCTGGATGGGGAGTACGATGTGCTGGTAAGCACGACGATCATCGAAACCGGCGTCGACATTCCCAATGTCAATACGCTGATCGTACACGATGCGGATAAAATGGGTCTTTCCCAGCTTTATCAGCTGCGCGGTCGGGTCGGCCGGTCGAACAGAATCGCGTATGCCTATTTTACCTATGAAAAGGATAAAGTGCTTTCCGAAGTTTCCGAGAAACGGCTGCAGGCCATCAAACAGTTTACGGAACTGGGTTCCGGTTTCAAAATTGCCATGCGGGATTTGAGCATCCGCGGAGCCGGCAATCTGCTGGGGGCGGAACAGCATGGATTTATCGCCTCGGTCGGTTTTGACCTGTACTCCCAAATGCTCGCCGAAGAAATCGGAAAACTGAAAAAAGGAATGGAGAACGAGCCGGAGGCAGAGCCTGCTGAAATAACGACACAGATCGATCTCAGCTTGGATGCCTATCTGCCCTCCGATTACATTTACGATAATATGCAAAAAATTGAAGTTTATAAAAAAGTCGCGAGCATTAAAAGCTTGGAAGATGCGGAGGATCTGCGGGAAGAATTGGTGGATCGCTTCGGCGATTTGCCGCAGGCTGTCAACAATTTGCTGGCAGTCGGCCGGTTGAAGGTATACGGCAACCGTTACGGCATCCTCTCCATTTCGCAAAAAGGGGATGAAATTCTACTCAGTATTCATGACAGCCAGAATCAGCTGATCGATGGCCAGAAGCTGTTTGCGATCACGAAAGACATCGGCACCCGGGTGAAGTTTCTCAACGGACCGCATATTCAACTCTCTTTCGGTATCAAAGGTTTGAAGCCAGAAGAATCCATAGATTTGCTTGAAAGGTTCCTGGTACAATATAATGAGGTGATTAAACCGAAAGGGGAACTACAAAATGTTGCACAGTAATTCCAAACGACGCGGATTCCGATGGATCAAGGGTTTGATGATCGCGTTCCTGACCGTCTCCCTGTTGACTGCCTGCGGACAAAAACAGGCTTCGGAAGGACAAGCCTCCGGCAAGGTGGTCGCCACTTATAAAGGCGGACAGGTTACGGAAGATCAGCTTAATGCTTTTTTGGGAGCGAATAAATTTTTTAATATGTCTCCCTATTACGGAATGCTGGAATCCAGCCCCACATTCAAAAAGGATATGCTTGATCAGTATATCGCTTTTCAATATTTGACTGCGGGCGCAAGCGATGAGATCAAGAAGAACGCCGATCAAAAATCGGAAGATCAAATGAAAAGCTTGAAAGAATCGATCAATACGAATGCGGATAATAAAAAGAAGTTTGAGGATATGCTGAAAGAGCTAAAAATCACGGAAAAGGACCTGCAAGAGTATATGAGGGTCAGATTTGCGCTGAGCGACATGCTGGACCGGAAGTTTCCTGATGACAAACTGAAGGAACAGTATGACAAGGATATCCAGGCGGACAAACAAGCTTATGTCGATACAGCTACTGTGGATCATATTCTGATTGCCCTTAAGGATCAGAACGGCAAAGATCTCCGGACGAAGGAGCAGGCTCTGGCCAGGGCCAAGGAAGTGGAAGCCAAATTGAAGAATAACGGGGATTTTGCGGCGCTGGCCAAGGAATATTCCGACGACCCCGGTTCCAAGGATAACGGCGGACAATACAAGGAAGCGAATATTGACTCCTGGGTTCCCGAATTCCGCCAGGCTGCATTGGATCTGCCGCTGAACCAAATCAGCGATCCGGTGGAAACCCAGTTCGGTTACCACATCATGAAGGTGGAATGGCGTAATTCCAACAAGTTTGAAGATGTTAAGAGCAAGGTTCGGGATAAGTTGGTACAGGCTTATTTCTCCGACTTCATGCAGAAGGATCTTCCGGGGATCATTACAAAAGTCGATTTGCCGGCGGAAACGCCGACACCCGCGCCCTCGGCTGCGGACGCTCCGGCAAAATCGGACGGACAGGTAAAGCCTCAGGAAACCGCAAGCAAATAATTTGGTGAACACGCAATCATTCAGCCCATACATTACCCGGCCCGTTTGGACCGGGTTTTTTTGCGCCGGGCGGCGGGGGTGTATAAGAAACTGGGAACAGAAGAATACTATGGTCAGAAATCGGTCAACTTCGAGATGCAAAGTGTTACTGTTTCGAATCGTCAATATCCAGGGGTACAATACTTCTATGGAAAGTGAGGCAGCATGAAGAATGAAAGCAACTGGAATTGTTCGTCGCATCGATGATTTAGGACGGGTCGTCATTCCCAAAGAAATCCGGCGGACTTTGAGAATTCGGGAAGGAGACCCCTTGGAAATTTTTGTGGATCGGGACGGTGAAGTGATACTCAAGAAATATTCACCAATCGGGGAATTGGGAGATTTCGCGAAGGAATATGCCGAGTCCTTGTTTGAAAGCACCGGACATATCATTATGATATCCGATCGCGACAGCATTATTGCCGTCTCGGGAGCCTCGAAGAAAGACTATTTGGACAAGCAGATTGGTTCGATTGTGGAAAGCTGTATGGAAAATCGAAAGCCGGTTTTGGAAACGACTGAAGGGCAGTACGATCTTTGCAAGGATATAACCGAGCACTACACTTCGTTCGTAATAAGCCCGATCATTGCCGGCGGGGATCCGATCGGATCGGTTATTTTGGCCTCCAAAACGGAGGGCGCCAAAATGGCCCAAATGGAACAAAAAATGGCGGAAACCGCTTCGGGTTTTCTCGCCAAACAGATGGAACAATAAGAAATAACCGGAACATAAGAACATAAGGCATCGCGATGAAAGTGGAACTAATTTCATCGCGAGCCCTAAGACGCAGCTTTCCCGGGAGCGGGCCAAACCGCTTGCGGGAAGGCTCTTTTCTTTACTACATAAGAGTTTGTTTTCAGCATATAAATAAGCTTATTCCGCTACGGTAAACTCACCCCGTCTTAGGTAAGACGGCGAAGCCGTTTATCCTTGGGCCGAATTTATTTCTAATAGGGAATGGGTTATAATGTCTATTATGCCAAGTCAAAAAAATGCGCATAATTTGAGTACGCGGAGAATGGCTATGTCGATAAAAGACGGGGCGAGCGCGACGGGTTCTAAATTGTTGAAGGGCGCTACCATTTTGGGAATAGCCGCAGTCGTTTCCAAGCTGATGGGTACGCTGCAGAAGATCCCGCTGCAAAATATTGGCGGTGATCAGACATTCGGCGTCTATTCAGCCGTATACCCGTTTTATATATTGATCATGTTTTTGGCTACGGCCGGCTTTCCGGTCGCCGTCTCCAAATTTGTTTCCGAAAGAACGGCTCAAGGCAACGAACGGG from the Ferviditalea candida genome contains:
- the pth gene encoding aminoacyl-tRNA hydrolase produces the protein MKWIVGLGNPGSRYADTRHNVGFMALDRLAERWGISFQQNRFNARLGEGTVNGEKAVLLQPQTFMNLSGESVAAYRGFFKAQTEDLIVVYDDLDTPLGQIRLRLKGSAGGHNGIKSIIQHIGSQEFNRIRIGISRPGPDWDIANYVLSPFPKSERETLKQVLELTCDALEQTMKDPFEKVMAKFNARAGE
- a CDS encoding anti-sigma-F factor Fin, with the translated sequence MSIKYICRHCHATIGEIEKPLISEEELGFHFLTPEERRDIISYNQDGGMTVKVVCDYCKEALDNYPELSLLVNPLQ
- the mfd gene encoding transcription-repair coupling factor yields the protein MDQLLQAFSEDADFASIVSGIRAGMKEQMIAGLAGSSRQVLMASLYRELQRPIVVITHNMFSAQRIAEDLNECALTEVLLYPANELLIAEAAISSPETLSQRIEVLSKLANGFRGIVVVPFAGVRKFLPSKQMIAEAQIRIAVGDSFPLDSFVSRICEIGYERVERVENKGEMSVRGGIVDFFPLTSPTPYRIEWFDEEVDSIRTFDPSDQRSMEKCQSVTVTPCKEIIADRRRFENAAQHTYERLQEQLAKMSDRKAKEKLLETLSGEIEQLREGIYFQEIFKYISFLYPERQTLLDYIPEDSILVLDEPIRLQETSRQMERDEAETTTYLLQEGKFLPAFALSKNYGSLLPHTPFPKLYLSLFLRQVPQTQPQNIVNFMCRAMQNFHGQMHVLKAEMERWGKSGTKVMVLANGADRVERVRRVLQDYQIDVPTLIDGNLQTGFELTSVRLSVITEGELFTQKQRKVRKPDRKLENAERIKSYLDLKVGDYVVHVNHGIGKYVGIGTLEINGIHKDYIHILYAGGDKLSVPIDQIDMVQKYVGSDEKEPKLYKLGGAEWARIKNKVRSSVKDIAEDLIQLYAKRQSSPGFTFSQDTSYQQEFESMFPYEETPDQLRAIEEIKKDMELSRPMDRLLCGDVGYGKTEVAIRAAFKAAIESKQVAVLVPTTILAQQHYETFRERFAGYPIRIEVLSRFRSKKEQLEVIKAIKNGTADIVIGTHRLLSSDIRFKDLGLLIVDEEQRFGVSHKEKLKKLKTNVDVLTLTATPIPRTLHMSMLGVRDLSVIETPPENRFPVQTYVVEYSNALVREAIERELARNGQVYYLFNRVQGIHQMAERISELVPDARVAVAHGQMPEQELERIILDFLDGEYDVLVSTTIIETGVDIPNVNTLIVHDADKMGLSQLYQLRGRVGRSNRIAYAYFTYEKDKVLSEVSEKRLQAIKQFTELGSGFKIAMRDLSIRGAGNLLGAEQHGFIASVGFDLYSQMLAEEIGKLKKGMENEPEAEPAEITTQIDLSLDAYLPSDYIYDNMQKIEVYKKVASIKSLEDAEDLREELVDRFGDLPQAVNNLLAVGRLKVYGNRYGILSISQKGDEILLSIHDSQNQLIDGQKLFAITKDIGTRVKFLNGPHIQLSFGIKGLKPEESIDLLERFLVQYNEVIKPKGELQNVAQ
- a CDS encoding peptidylprolyl isomerase, whose translation is MLHSNSKRRGFRWIKGLMIAFLTVSLLTACGQKQASEGQASGKVVATYKGGQVTEDQLNAFLGANKFFNMSPYYGMLESSPTFKKDMLDQYIAFQYLTAGASDEIKKNADQKSEDQMKSLKESINTNADNKKKFEDMLKELKITEKDLQEYMRVRFALSDMLDRKFPDDKLKEQYDKDIQADKQAYVDTATVDHILIALKDQNGKDLRTKEQALARAKEVEAKLKNNGDFAALAKEYSDDPGSKDNGGQYKEANIDSWVPEFRQAALDLPLNQISDPVETQFGYHIMKVEWRNSNKFEDVKSKVRDKLVQAYFSDFMQKDLPGIITKVDLPAETPTPAPSAADAPAKSDGQVKPQETASK
- the spoVT gene encoding stage V sporulation protein T, with the translated sequence MKATGIVRRIDDLGRVVIPKEIRRTLRIREGDPLEIFVDRDGEVILKKYSPIGELGDFAKEYAESLFESTGHIIMISDRDSIIAVSGASKKDYLDKQIGSIVESCMENRKPVLETTEGQYDLCKDITEHYTSFVISPIIAGGDPIGSVILASKTEGAKMAQMEQKMAETASGFLAKQMEQ